The genomic stretch CTACTCTTACCAGGTTGGCCAAACTTAAGGAGGATCTGGCCCGGAGGATATCCCAAAGCCCTCAGAGATTAGAGGGGCCGCTACTTTCAGAGATCCGGGCCAAGGCCGTCCGTAATCGGCGGTTGGCCGAGGCCGGACTTGAGGCGGTGGAAGAGGCCTTGGGGTTTCTGGAGAAGGCCCTCTCGGAGACCGAGGCCTATTCTCCCGGGGGAAAGAAGAAAAATCTCAAGCGCCCCCGTTTCATTAGCCGACAACTATAAAGTAGGAGACCACTATGGCCGGTATCTACAGTGCCTTGAACATCGCCAAAGGAGCCATCATCAACGCTCAAACAGCGGTACACGTTACCGGTCAAAATGTAGCTAACGTCAATACCGAAGGATACAGTCGGCAGGAGGTGGTTTCGGCTCCCTATCCTCCAACTCCTACCGCGGTGGGCCCCATTGGAAATGGGGTCAAGGTGGAGCAAATCCGCCGCTATTTTGACGCCTTCACCAACATGAATCTCAATCTTCGTCGCAGTGATCTGGGGCTTCTTGAGGCTCAGAAGGGTGGTATGCGCCTAGTAGAGTCTCTCTTCAACGAGACAGGAGACACCGGTCTGGCCCGCATGATGGATGACTTCTTTGCCGCTTGGCAAGATGTGGCCAACCGTCCAGAAGGAATCTCCGAACGTCGAGCCCTGATAGAAAAGGCCCGGGTACTTTCGGAGGCCATAAGCGAGAAATATAATCAGCTCATCGGTCTAGAGAGCGATATTGGCCTAAAACTTCAGGATGTAGTCAAAGAAATCAACCAGATCGCTGCCCAAATTGCGGATCTTAATCGTCAGATAACGGCTATAGAGAGTGAAAATCGACAGGCAAATGATCTACGTGATCAGAGGGATAAACTTGTAGCCCGCCTCTCGGAGCTGGCTGAGATTCGTTATTTTGAGACCAGCCAGGGGGCTTATGCCATCATTCTGGGTAAAGGATACAACCTGGTAGATATTGATTCTTATTGGCAGCTTAATTTGGACGGAAACGATGTCTATTGGCAGGGACACTCTGGAGAGATGGCCCGGCTGACCAGTGAGGAGGTTTCCAAAGGGGAGCTGGGAGGCTGGCTTAGAATCCGAGAGATGATCTCCGATGATTGGAACTATGAGAGACTCACCTCCACCAAGACGGTCTATGATCTGGACGGCAGTCCTCTGGCTGATGATACCCGGTGGGTGGAACTGGGTCTTTCGGGAACCATTACCTTTGATTTCTCCGGCACGGATCATGACGGCCAGAGTGTTTCGGCTACAGTCTCCATTGATCTGGCCGCGAATCCTGACTCTACGGTCAGGGATCTCCTAGATGAGATCGAAAAGGCCTACAATTATCAGGTAACCGCCTATTTAGATAATGGCCGTCTGATAATAAAAGACGCCCAAAGAGGGCCCGGGGCCCTGTCTTTTAGCCTGGATCGCTCACCCACTCAGGTTTATTTTGGCCGCTTTGACGACGAAGGGCTCAACCATCGCCTGGAAGAGCTTAACCTGGTGGGCAAATTCCAAATTTGGGCCCGGGAGCTTATCCGGGCTGTAAATCAGGCCCACAGTCAGGGGGTGGGGCTTGAGTTCTATCAGGGCCAGCTGAAGGGTCTGTACCAGA from Thermosulfuriphilus ammonigenes encodes the following:
- a CDS encoding flagellar protein FlgN; amino-acid sequence: MGADPRQMEDVGYLFRCLNRALDEEKEAIIRADVPTLTRLAKLKEDLARRISQSPQRLEGPLLSEIRAKAVRNRRLAEAGLEAVEEALGFLEKALSETEAYSPGGKKKNLKRPRFISRQL